The genome window GATTTCATTCCCCTGTGGATGATCGTATCCTAGGCTTCCAATAAAAGAACGTGTTGACGTTATCTCGCTTAAAAATCTTTTTGGAAAAAGTTCTTCTGACAATTCACCGGAAGCTAAATTTATTAATTTATGTTCAACCGCTTCTTTTCTTATTTTTTGCGTTACAGGTTGACTAGGTAAAAAAGAACCCGCCTCAATATACCTATTCCAGCTAGGAATCCGCTTTTTGGTTATACCCCATATATCTTTACTAATGGTAGTACCACTTCCTCTATTTCTTTCAATCAGTCCCATCGATTCTAATTCGTCATATGCATGAACAACAGTACTTCTGTTTAAATTTAGAGCACTCGCTAAATATCTCTCTGACGGCAATGGTTTATCAGGTGGAAATGTACCATCTGCAATTCCCTTTTCAATATATTCTGCGAGTTGTTTATAGATCGCTTTTTTCGCATTTCTATCAGGTTTCCAATCCATATATTCACACCTCATTATTTCCTTCAAACATGCTTAAAATTTTAGCTTTTTCTTTTAGCAATGTTATTCCTGGGAAAAGATTATATATTAATATTATTTCAATTGTAATAAACCATCCACTTTATTGTTATTTTAGCCATCCACTGAAAAAATCAATCTTCGTTTTCTATTTTATAATGAGCATGAAATAAAGTTTGATAAGGTAGTGCTGTATTTCAATATTCCCTTCTTTTTGGACAGAGAAAAAAGCACCTCCACAAACAATCCATCAGTACAGAAACTCGACTGACCGAGTACTGTAAAACTAAATCATAAGCGAAAGTACTTATTTCAATGGTTATTCTGTAAGTAATGTTTTTTGTTAAAAGAAAATAAAAAGTATGGTGGTGACACTATGGAGTTATATAAAGGGACTATAGCTATAAATGTTATAACAGCTTTCCTGAGGGTTTGTACCATTATTAAATCTATCTATGACTTTTCATATTGTCACCTCTGAGTCACCTCCTATAAGTTTCAAATATTATACACGGTAAAACAGAGCATTCTAAGAGCCCGCTTCATTCATAAAATAATTGTAAAATCAAAAGGGTTTAGAAGTGGATTATTGCACTTCTAAACCGTCTGTTTTTTTATGTTTCAACGAATATTAAATTACCGATTCCTAAATTTCGTCCTAACAAAGGCTATGTTAGAAAGCATAGTTAATTTAGGTTTAGTCAGCTAGTTCAAACCACGTGGAGTATATATAACAACACATGCGGTGCTGGTGGGTTATTATTCTATGATTTTAATAAGGACTTCTACAAATTTAATTCAATGTTCCTGTCTCCACGAAAATGTCCCATAATCAAAGACACTTTTAGAAAATTTGATAACAATTCACTAGTGCTATTTCCATATAGCCATTCTTGATTTTCATTATTGTAAGTACCTATATACCACCGTGGTGCTTTATTCTTTTCGTTTATTATTAGCCCCTCATTTTCTAATATCTCCACAACCGCTTCTTTTTTCTGTTTATTAATATCTGAATTATTTTGTCCTGAAAATTTAACAATCTGTGAAATATCAATTATACGTTCTCCTGTTACAAAACCTAATTGTCCAAAATGAAAACAAGTAAGTTGAGCACTCTTACCCGGAGCATGGATTTCTAGCCTATTAAAATTTGTATCCGGGTTAAATGCATGACGAATTTCTAACTTAATATAATAGGCTGATGCAGTATTAGCTTCATATCGAAGAATTGCTCCAGCAGAAGAACTCGGTCTAATTTTACTAAATTTATATTCTTGCTCCCCAATTCTAAATTCCAAAAGCGAAGGAGCTTCAGAAATAATTCTATCTAAAAATTTATTAACATACTCCATAAATCTATTTCTCCCTTCAATATCCCACAAGTATCCAAACTAGACTATACTAATCCGTTACCTACCTATATATATCGAGTATTCCCCTTCCCTCTTGAAACTTTTTATAAATTTACACACCTGAAAACTGGAGATCAGCATGGTGTTAAGGTTTTATACCTGCATTCGTGTCCATTTTGTTAAAGACTTAATCCTATAACAGAGCTATGACCTTTATTTAACTTCGTGTACCTCTTGAATTTCAAATGGTCGAATTTTTAACGATAGGTCTGGCTGCTGTTGACCAATTTCTTTTAAGGCTACATCAACAATCACTTTAAGCTCCTGGTAAAAATGCACGCCATTACTATCGTCACCGCTTATAAGCCCTTGCTTCTTAGTAGATGGATATACTTCTTGAGCTAGATTTTTTAACGCAGTTTTACGATCTAATGTAGAACCTTGCCCACTTAAATTAAAAGCACTAACCCATTGCTGCTTTTTCGATTCTACTAGGCGTTGGTTTGCTTTTTTATTAATATCCTTAGCACAAGACTGACTAAACTGCTGCTGAATTTGATTTCGCTCCTCAGTATCTAAATGATTATTTTTAAGAGACTGACAGAAGCTATTGTAACATACTAAATATAATACTTTTTTGAAATCGTTTAACGGGTTCATTCCCTGATACTCATACTCATCTAGCACTGCATAGCGACGATTCAATGCCTTTACAGTTGCCCAATGCTTGTTTAAATAGCCCTTGTCCCATAAATCATAATAGTTTTCTACTTGTTGTATAAATTCATCCATAAAGCTCTTCTCATCAAACTGGATATCTGTATTGAGTCGAATAGAATGGGCTTCCTCAGAAAGGAATTCAATTAAACAGCTTAGCTCCTCATTCTTCACATTCTCCTCATACTGTATATCTAATCCAGAAAAGTAGAAGCTTGCACTTTCTATTAATGCTTCAATCGCTGGTTGCTGGGGCTCTTCTAACAGTGTAACCACCTGCTGTAAATTTTTCTTTACATGCTTTTGGCGTGTACTTTCCTTTTTAAATTCACTACCCTTAAATGTATCCATATGCGTGTGACATAACACTAATTTTTGGATTTGTCCGGTCAAAATAAAATGCTCAAGCAATACTTTTAAGCGTTGGTCTGGATTATTCGTCCCTTTATTTACCAAAATAATTTTGTCTGCCCGTTGAATTTTTTCCTCTGTCTCAATATCTAAACTAAATTGCTCTCTACGAAGTCCATGGTCTAAGCTGTACGGCGATTTATTAACACCAATCATTCAACATTTACGCGCTGTAGGTCGCTTCTATCCAACATGGAGTGGTGAATAGATATTAATATTAGCCTCTTGGTGGATAAGGGTCGTTTCCATAACTATTTTTTTCATGGATTCGACCATTGATAAAATTAACTTTTCCCTTAATAAAAATGATGTAATTAATAGGTCGAAATTTAAAAATAGAAAAGAAGGTGAAAGCTTGGTAGATTACGTTCCCTACCAATTTTCACCTTCTTTCATTTCAAATAACATTATTTCTCTTATTCTATTTAACTGCTAACGCCGAAGTTGAATCTGCTGCTAATTCTACTTGTAGATCCGTATATGGTAATCCATGTGCATCAGCTACCGCTTTATATACTATTTTTCCATTTACTACGTTTATCCCCTTCGCTAAAACAGGATTATCTAAAGCAGCTTGGCGATAGCCTTTATTAGCTATTTGCAAACCGTATGGAACAGTTACATTTGACAAGCCCATTGTTGAGGTACGCGCGCAAGCACCTGGCATATTCGCAACTGCGTAATGGACAACACCGTATACTTCATAAGTAGGATTACTATGAGTAGTAATTCGATCAATTGTTTCAATAGAACCCCCTTGATCTACCGCTACATCCACTATAACAGACCCCTTTTGCATCGTTTGAATCATTTCTTTTGAAACTAATTGTGGTGCACGTGAACCTGGAATTAGTACAGCACCAATTAACAAATCTGCTGTTTTCACTGCTTCAGCGATATTGTAGGTATTTGATGCAAGTGTACGAACACGTCCTTGGAACATATCATCTATTTGACTTAAGCGTGTAATATTAACGTCTAAAATTGTTACGTTTGCACCTAATCCTACTGCCATTTTCGCAGCATTCGTCCCGACAACCCCAGCACCTACAATCACTACATTTCCAGGTGCAACACCAGGAATACCACCTAAGAGAACTCCTTTTCCTCCTTTGGGATTTTCTAAAAACTGTGCACCAATTTGTACAGACATTCGGCCTGCAACTTCACTCATTGGCGTTAACAACGGTAAGGCACCTGAATCTAATTGAATTGTTTCATAAGCAATTCCAGTAACTTTACTTTCAAGCAAAGCTTTCGTTAATTCTGGCTCTGGAGCTAAATGTAGGTATGTGTAGAGAATTAGATTCTCTTTAAAATATTTGTACTCCTCCTGAATCGGCTCCTTCACTTTAATCACCATATCAACATCCCAAGCTTCCTTAGTCGATTTAGTAATTTGAGCGCCTACATCTAAATAATCTTGGTCTGTAAATCCACTACCTAGCCCTGCACTCGATTCAATTATTACTTCATGACCACCTTTTTTGTAAGCCACAACACCTGCTGGAGTAATTCCTACTCGATTTTCATTATTTTTTATTTCTTTAGGTACACCAATTATCATTATATTTCCTCCTACCTATTTTTTTATTAGTTTTGGTTTATAACTACAAGTTTCATTTCTGTCATTTCCTCAATTGCATACTTCAGCCCTTCTCTTCCCATACCACTCTCCTTTACGCCACCATATGGTAGATGATCTAAACGGAATGTAGGAATATCATTTATAATGACACCACCTACATGGAGTTTTTGCGTTGCCTGTAAAGCAACATGGATATTATCTGTATAAATACCAGCTTGCAAACCATATTTGGAGTCATTTACTTGATCAAATGCCTCTTGAATAGATGTAAACTTCATAATAGATACGATTGGTGCGAATACCTCCTGACAGGAAACCTTCTGCTCCGGTTTTACATTTAATAGTACGGTAGGTTGTAAGATATTCCCTTCAGATTCTCCACCAGTTGCAATAATTGCCCCTTGCCCCTTTGCTTCTTCAATCCAACTTAATGTTCGTTTTACATCTTGTGGACTAATTAAGGCTGAAACATCCGTTGTAGGATCTAGGGGATCACCAAGTTTCAACTCTTTTGTAGCTGCTACAAATTTATCTACAAACAAATCATACATTTTTTCGTGAACATAGATTCGTTGAACTGAAATACATACCTGCCCTTGGAATGCAAATGCACCGGAAACGACACGTGGAATTAATTTATCAATATTAACATTTTCATCGATAATAACAGCCGCATTAGAACCCAATTCAAGCGTTACTTTCTTAAGACCTGCTTGATTGCGTATGCCAATACCTACAGCGGGGCTACCTGTAAAAGAAATCTTTTTCACGCGATTATCCGTGACTAATTTGTTACCAATTAAAGAACCTGCACCAGTAACGATATTTAACGCACCCTTCGGTAATCCCGCCTCTACTAATAATTCACCAATAAAATAGGAAGTTAATGGTGTTTGACTTGCAGGTTTTAATACAACCGTGTTACCTGATGCTATTGCTGGCCCTACTTTATGAGCTACTAGATTCATTGGGAAATTAAAAGGTGTAATAGCTGCCACGATGCCTAATGGTTCACGAACCGTATAGGCAATGCGCCCGTCTCCACCGGGGGCAGCATCCACAGGAATTGTTTCTCCGTGTATTCGCTTTGCTTCTTCAGCAGCAAATTTATACGTTTGAATTGTACGCTGAACTTCAGCTTTGGCGGTTGAAATAGGCTTGGCTGCTTCTAGTGCTATTAGCTCTGCTGCTTCTTCAGCACGTGCTTCTAATAAAGAAGCTAATTTTTCAAGAATAATCGCACGCTTATACAAAGGCATATTCGCCATCGTTTTACGTGCAGCATCGGCAGCTACTAAAGCTGCTT of Lysinibacillus agricola contains these proteins:
- the ald gene encoding alanine dehydrogenase, which produces MIIGVPKEIKNNENRVGITPAGVVAYKKGGHEVIIESSAGLGSGFTDQDYLDVGAQITKSTKEAWDVDMVIKVKEPIQEEYKYFKENLILYTYLHLAPEPELTKALLESKVTGIAYETIQLDSGALPLLTPMSEVAGRMSVQIGAQFLENPKGGKGVLLGGIPGVAPGNVVIVGAGVVGTNAAKMAVGLGANVTILDVNITRLSQIDDMFQGRVRTLASNTYNIAEAVKTADLLIGAVLIPGSRAPQLVSKEMIQTMQKGSVIVDVAVDQGGSIETIDRITTHSNPTYEVYGVVHYAVANMPGACARTSTMGLSNVTVPYGLQIANKGYRQAALDNPVLAKGINVVNGKIVYKAVADAHGLPYTDLQVELAADSTSALAVK
- a CDS encoding aldehyde dehydrogenase family protein; this translates as MRKNLFINGDWVEAAEYTELCSPYSSEIIAEIPKANVEEVEAALVAADAARKTMANMPLYKRAIILEKLASLLEARAEEAAELIALEAAKPISTAKAEVQRTIQTYKFAAEEAKRIHGETIPVDAAPGGDGRIAYTVREPLGIVAAITPFNFPMNLVAHKVGPAIASGNTVVLKPASQTPLTSYFIGELLVEAGLPKGALNIVTGAGSLIGNKLVTDNRVKKISFTGSPAVGIGIRNQAGLKKVTLELGSNAAVIIDENVNIDKLIPRVVSGAFAFQGQVCISVQRIYVHEKMYDLFVDKFVAATKELKLGDPLDPTTDVSALISPQDVKRTLSWIEEAKGQGAIIATGGESEGNILQPTVLLNVKPEQKVSCQEVFAPIVSIMKFTSIQEAFDQVNDSKYGLQAGIYTDNIHVALQATQKLHVGGVIINDIPTFRLDHLPYGGVKESGMGREGLKYAIEEMTEMKLVVINQN